In the genome of Vibrio sp. 16, one region contains:
- a CDS encoding methylated-DNA--[protein]-cysteine S-methyltransferase, with translation MSTYYTIFTTPLGEMTLQADADGLLGAWFETQTTQPKELGQYTESDSILNNAIKQLHEYFCGERTEFNLPLSAQGTQFQQQVWHALTTIPYGETWSYQELANAIGNPKAVRAVGLANGKNPISVIVPCHRVIGKNGKLTGYAGGVERKAQLLKLEQKE, from the coding sequence ATGAGCACTTACTACACTATTTTTACCACGCCACTAGGAGAGATGACGCTGCAAGCGGACGCTGACGGTTTACTTGGCGCGTGGTTTGAAACTCAGACAACACAACCAAAAGAACTCGGACAATACACAGAATCTGATTCTATACTTAATAATGCAATCAAACAGTTACACGAATACTTTTGCGGTGAAAGAACCGAGTTCAATTTGCCTTTGTCTGCCCAAGGTACGCAATTCCAGCAACAGGTTTGGCATGCCTTAACCACCATCCCTTACGGAGAGACGTGGAGCTATCAAGAGTTGGCAAATGCGATAGGCAATCCGAAAGCGGTGAGAGCTGTCGGCTTAGCCAATGGTAAGAACCCGATCTCTGTGATTGTTCCGTGCCACCGAGTGATTGGTAAAAATGGTAAGTTGACCGGGTATGCCGGTGGCGTCGAGCGAAAGGCGCAACTGTTGAAACTAGAACAAAAGGAGTAG
- a CDS encoding DUF3081 domain-containing protein, which produces MKNELDPTKVLQAYETVMAKGTPTEYGKMYEGVEAFADYDGYNVYMRGNGVELKVGFHNTYHLDYDQEHLRDSFLKKVASLAK; this is translated from the coding sequence ATGAAAAACGAACTTGATCCGACCAAAGTGTTGCAGGCTTACGAAACGGTCATGGCAAAAGGAACGCCTACTGAGTACGGGAAAATGTATGAAGGGGTTGAAGCGTTTGCTGACTACGATGGATACAACGTCTATATGCGTGGGAATGGGGTAGAGCTCAAAGTCGGCTTCCACAACACCTATCACCTAGACTATGACCAAGAACATCTGCGTGACAGCTTTTTAAAGAAAGTGGCATCCTTAGCAAAATAA
- a CDS encoding alkyl/aryl-sulfatase, with protein sequence MTHRFAPSAISLALMVSFSASADYASLETYQGKPATTHTQQANATLAKSLPWQDVSAFERTQKGLIAEFGTHEAGELKNRFEYMADMSVNELPASVNPSIWRQGMLNYAAGGLYQVTDGVYQIRGADLSNMTIYRTDNGYVIHDPLLSKQAAAASWEFAKMHLPKINGEHKITGMIYSHMHADHFGGSRGIFESGDFVEGAPIYAPNDFIKELADENVIAGAAMGRRANYQYGTTLDNNTQGIVDNALGLGTSRGEVTLVAPTQEIEEREKVITIDGLEFHAINMPGAEAPAEIVLYIPEYRSLNTAELTYDGMHNIYTFRGAKVRDALVWTKYLTELKLRYVDSGLVDNIHAAHSAPVWNDVNTKTNEIADYMTLQRDNYGFIHNQAMRLANHGVTIHDVGREIEKIIPQSQKETWHTNGYHGSYSHNARAVVNLYLGYHDMNPVNTNPLQTKEKSCVYVKAAGSETLFKAGKTHFDNGEYQEASQLFNDLVQCDPSNINYRFALADSFEQQGYQSETMAWRNSYLQGAVELRTGEIQPSIKLASADVIANTPTGMFLDFLAVRLNAEKAEQAGLDFSFGIHHPDLNESYFGEVSNSNMANIEVESLPKTDVTLEITKTDMTAMVLGQTTLESLVKSGKAKLTGEAKLVTQLAATLDDFDGMFEILPMPTK encoded by the coding sequence ATGACACACCGTTTTGCACCTTCAGCCATTTCACTTGCACTTATGGTTTCATTCTCAGCATCGGCAGATTATGCCAGCCTAGAGACTTACCAAGGAAAGCCTGCGACCACGCACACTCAACAAGCGAATGCGACACTCGCTAAATCGCTGCCTTGGCAAGATGTCAGTGCATTTGAGCGCACGCAAAAAGGATTGATTGCGGAGTTTGGAACCCATGAAGCAGGCGAGCTTAAAAATCGCTTTGAATACATGGCTGACATGAGCGTCAACGAGCTGCCAGCGTCGGTTAACCCTTCAATTTGGCGTCAAGGGATGCTGAATTACGCAGCAGGCGGTTTATACCAAGTGACTGATGGTGTGTACCAGATTCGTGGCGCAGACCTGTCGAATATGACCATCTACCGTACTGACAATGGCTACGTGATTCACGACCCACTGCTTTCAAAGCAAGCGGCGGCAGCGTCTTGGGAGTTTGCGAAAATGCACCTACCTAAGATCAACGGTGAACATAAGATTACGGGCATGATTTATTCGCACATGCACGCCGATCACTTTGGTGGCTCACGTGGGATTTTTGAGTCTGGCGACTTTGTCGAAGGGGCTCCAATCTACGCACCAAACGACTTTATTAAAGAGCTGGCCGATGAAAACGTTATTGCTGGAGCTGCGATGGGACGCCGTGCCAACTACCAGTACGGCACGACACTCGACAACAACACGCAAGGCATTGTTGATAACGCGCTAGGTCTGGGGACCTCTCGCGGTGAAGTTACCTTAGTGGCTCCAACGCAAGAAATTGAAGAGCGAGAGAAAGTCATTACCATTGATGGCTTGGAGTTCCATGCGATTAACATGCCTGGCGCGGAAGCACCGGCTGAGATTGTGCTTTACATTCCAGAGTATCGCTCATTGAATACCGCAGAGCTCACCTACGATGGCATGCACAACATCTACACCTTCCGCGGAGCGAAAGTGCGCGATGCCCTGGTGTGGACGAAATACCTAACTGAACTCAAGCTGCGTTACGTTGATAGTGGTTTGGTTGATAACATCCATGCTGCGCACTCTGCGCCGGTTTGGAATGACGTCAATACCAAGACCAATGAAATTGCTGACTACATGACGCTGCAACGCGACAACTATGGCTTTATTCATAACCAAGCGATGCGCTTAGCCAATCATGGAGTGACCATTCATGATGTGGGTCGTGAGATAGAGAAGATCATTCCGCAATCACAAAAAGAGACATGGCACACCAATGGTTACCATGGTTCATACAGTCATAACGCTCGCGCGGTTGTGAACCTTTACTTGGGCTACCACGACATGAACCCAGTGAACACGAATCCACTGCAAACCAAAGAAAAGTCGTGTGTTTATGTGAAAGCCGCAGGCTCAGAAACACTATTCAAAGCGGGTAAAACGCACTTTGACAATGGCGAATACCAAGAGGCATCACAACTGTTCAATGACCTTGTGCAGTGTGACCCTAGCAACATCAACTACCGTTTTGCGTTAGCGGATAGCTTTGAACAGCAAGGCTACCAATCGGAAACCATGGCTTGGCGTAATTCTTACTTACAAGGTGCGGTAGAGCTGCGTACGGGTGAAATTCAACCTTCGATTAAATTGGCGTCGGCAGATGTTATCGCAAACACCCCGACTGGCATGTTCCTCGATTTCTTGGCGGTGAGATTGAATGCAGAAAAAGCAGAGCAAGCGGGTCTCGACTTTAGCTTCGGTATTCATCACCCTGACTTGAACGAGTCTTACTTTGGTGAAGTATCGAACTCAAATATGGCGAACATCGAAGTGGAAAGCCTACCAAAAACAGACGTCACGTTGGAGATCACCAAAACCGATATGACGGCGATGGTGCTAGGTCAAACGACCTTAGAGAGCTTGGTTAAATCAGGCAAAGCGAAGCTAACGGGGGAGGCTAAATTAGTTACCCAACTTGCGGCAACGCTAGATGACTTTGATGGTATGTTTGAAATCTTGCCAATGCCAACGAAATAA
- a CDS encoding DUF413 domain-containing protein, which yields MSDTQFRHGKKRFYDNTKFPRGFAKSGDFTLAEEEILTLYGDTMLGLESGEIVPDNSEEKHFVKVLENPGKAKTKLERVWLKYVQLARGRKRFHTLNGRNKPEATDDFSEDSVMAEED from the coding sequence ATGTCTGACACACAATTTCGTCACGGCAAAAAACGTTTTTACGACAACACTAAGTTTCCAAGAGGCTTCGCGAAGTCTGGTGATTTTACGCTTGCAGAAGAAGAAATTCTAACGCTTTATGGCGACACCATGCTAGGTCTAGAATCTGGTGAAATTGTTCCGGACAACTCGGAAGAGAAACACTTCGTTAAAGTACTGGAAAACCCAGGTAAAGCGAAGACAAAACTTGAAAGAGTTTGGCTAAAATACGTCCAGCTTGCCCGTGGCCGTAAACGCTTCCATACGTTAAATGGTCGCAACAAGCCAGAGGCTACCGATGACTTCTCTGAAGATTCGGTAATGGCTGAAGAAGATTAA
- a CDS encoding DNA-3-methyladenine glycosylase 2 family protein, which produces MSGLATLSTLECQRARMARDARFDGRFYVAVKSTGIFCRPICPANLPKEENVEYFIDKAQALQAGYRPCLRCKPDSAPSSWAWKGVETTLYRALQLIEQGELQSHSLAQLATRLGISDRYLRQLFQTHLGMAPKQYAQYQQLMFAKHLLHSSSMSVTDIAFASGFNSVRRFNDAFKQILKLTPSQVRKRKQENMDTNYIDLAYQGPLDWPRMLDFYRLRAIEGLEKVDDKSYERAFLLDGCAGWLRISQHKVGVMRVEFTLEDTKLVKKLVNQLRRMFDLDSDVLSIENQLHQLDANFVQHSGIRIPGVWNCWEAGVRAILGQQVSIKAAIGQLNLLAQTLQPEGVTHFPTAQDIAGSDLSFLRMPQSRKETLARFAQIMSQTPDIALEEWLKIKGIGPWTVNYARLRGASEPNCFLEGDLVVKKALVHFPSITKEAVSPWGSYATFHCWSHA; this is translated from the coding sequence ATGAGCGGTTTAGCTACCTTATCGACGTTAGAATGTCAGCGAGCTCGAATGGCTCGAGATGCGCGATTTGATGGTCGATTTTATGTTGCGGTAAAAAGTACTGGGATATTTTGCCGACCGATATGCCCTGCCAATCTCCCCAAGGAAGAAAACGTCGAGTATTTCATCGACAAAGCGCAAGCACTGCAAGCAGGTTATCGACCTTGTTTGCGATGTAAGCCAGATAGCGCTCCGAGCTCCTGGGCATGGAAAGGGGTCGAAACCACTCTCTATCGAGCGTTGCAGCTTATCGAGCAAGGGGAGTTGCAGAGTCACAGCTTGGCGCAACTTGCGACACGCTTGGGTATCAGTGATCGCTATTTGCGTCAGCTATTTCAAACCCATTTGGGGATGGCGCCAAAGCAGTATGCGCAGTACCAACAACTCATGTTTGCTAAACATTTGCTTCACTCAAGCTCAATGAGCGTCACGGATATTGCCTTTGCGAGTGGCTTTAATAGTGTGAGACGCTTTAACGATGCGTTTAAACAAATATTGAAGTTAACCCCGAGCCAAGTGCGGAAACGAAAACAGGAAAACATGGACACAAACTATATTGATCTTGCCTACCAAGGGCCATTAGATTGGCCAAGGATGCTTGATTTCTACCGCTTGCGAGCAATCGAAGGGTTAGAGAAGGTTGACGACAAAAGCTACGAACGCGCATTCTTGCTGGACGGCTGCGCAGGTTGGTTGCGCATTTCCCAACACAAAGTGGGGGTGATGCGAGTCGAGTTCACCCTTGAGGACACTAAGCTGGTGAAAAAACTGGTTAATCAGCTAAGGCGCATGTTTGATTTGGACAGTGATGTATTGAGTATTGAAAACCAGCTTCATCAACTCGATGCCAATTTCGTTCAACACTCTGGCATTCGTATTCCGGGGGTATGGAACTGCTGGGAAGCGGGGGTTCGAGCCATTCTTGGTCAACAAGTGTCGATAAAAGCGGCGATCGGGCAGCTTAATTTATTGGCTCAGACATTGCAGCCTGAAGGGGTGACTCACTTCCCTACTGCGCAAGACATTGCTGGTTCTGATTTGAGCTTTTTACGTATGCCACAAAGTCGAAAAGAGACCTTAGCGCGCTTTGCCCAAATCATGAGTCAAACACCGGATATCGCTCTGGAAGAGTGGCTAAAAATCAAAGGTATTGGCCCTTGGACGGTCAACTATGCTCGTCTACGCGGCGCATCCGAGCCAAACTGTTTTTTAGAGGGAGATTTGGTGGTCAAAAAGGCGCTGGTCCATTTCCCCTCGATCACTAAAGAGGCGGTCTCTCCTTGGGGTAGCTACGCCACTTTTCACTGCTGGAGTCACGCATGA
- a CDS encoding YjiG family protein: MSEVKARKPMVTDIFVEGAKKGWVIATTSTVPNVLMAFVIIKALQITGALDMMGTVFAPIMAVFGLPGEAAAVLIGAWMSMGGAVGVVITLFDQGILNGAHIAILAPAIYLMGSQVQYMGRIMGPIGTEGRYIPVMIAISVLNAFGAMLVMNLFV; this comes from the coding sequence ATGAGCGAAGTAAAAGCAAGAAAGCCAATGGTGACGGACATTTTCGTTGAAGGCGCAAAGAAGGGTTGGGTAATTGCAACGACCTCTACCGTACCGAATGTCTTGATGGCGTTTGTGATCATCAAAGCGTTACAGATTACGGGCGCGCTCGACATGATGGGCACAGTATTTGCGCCGATTATGGCTGTTTTTGGCCTGCCGGGTGAGGCTGCTGCTGTTTTGATTGGTGCATGGATGTCGATGGGCGGAGCGGTAGGCGTTGTGATCACGCTGTTTGACCAAGGTATCTTAAATGGCGCGCATATCGCTATCTTAGCACCTGCTATCTACCTCATGGGCTCTCAAGTTCAGTACATGGGACGCATCATGGGACCAATCGGTACTGAAGGCCGTTACATTCCTGTGATGATCGCGATTTCAGTATTGAACGCTTTTGGCGCCATGCTAGTCATGAACTTGTTTGTATAG
- a CDS encoding LysR family transcriptional regulator yields MNDAPIDLNLFKVFLNVYQHRSITVAADVMGLTQPGVSGVLKRLQQQLGVQLFIRSGRGIAPTHQAHELARQIEPALNQIHNAIEGIERFSTDNSRRFVVYTSEPMMLMLLPKIEADQTLGNVEIELHPTLSSEEKLIHSLNQQKADLAIDFANYSAPSFFSEFFCTDEICIIARKDHPRVKGALTLKQFYDEKHVTLKLRREDAYLADYFTEESIGERKVAAECDSLVSQMTMIANTNCLAAMVRSIANQFADRLDLQVLDAPFTSIPVKYRLLTHNRMRHSPANLWLREKLKSYFVSE; encoded by the coding sequence ATGAATGACGCCCCCATCGATCTAAATCTGTTTAAAGTCTTTCTTAACGTCTATCAGCATCGTTCAATCACCGTTGCCGCCGACGTAATGGGGCTAACGCAACCCGGCGTGAGCGGCGTTTTAAAGCGGCTTCAGCAACAGTTGGGGGTTCAACTCTTTATTCGCTCCGGCCGAGGGATCGCGCCAACCCACCAAGCCCATGAGTTGGCGCGTCAAATCGAGCCAGCGCTCAATCAAATTCACAATGCCATCGAAGGGATCGAGCGTTTCAGCACCGACAATTCTCGCCGCTTTGTGGTGTACACCAGCGAGCCGATGATGCTGATGTTACTGCCAAAAATTGAAGCGGATCAGACTCTAGGCAATGTTGAAATTGAACTGCATCCGACACTGTCTAGCGAAGAAAAGCTCATTCATAGCCTCAATCAACAGAAGGCCGATCTTGCCATCGACTTTGCTAACTACTCCGCGCCCTCCTTCTTCTCAGAATTTTTCTGTACCGACGAAATCTGCATTATTGCTCGCAAAGATCACCCAAGAGTTAAGGGAGCTCTGACACTTAAGCAGTTCTACGACGAAAAGCACGTCACGCTCAAACTCAGACGCGAAGATGCTTATCTGGCCGACTATTTTACCGAAGAGTCCATAGGCGAACGCAAAGTCGCGGCAGAGTGTGATTCTCTGGTATCGCAAATGACGATGATCGCCAACACCAATTGCCTTGCTGCTATGGTCAGAAGCATCGCGAACCAGTTCGCAGACCGACTCGATCTACAGGTACTCGACGCTCCATTTACCAGCATCCCAGTTAAGTACCGACTGTTAACGCATAATCGCATGAGGCACAGCCCAGCGAATTTGTGGCTAAGAGAGAAACTTAAGTCTTACTTTGTCAGTGAATAA
- a CDS encoding LysR family transcriptional regulator: MDVKVFRTFLELANVRHFGRAAENLYITQAAVSARIKQLESYFDTQLFIRDRNNIKLTSAGERLIGYAEVMVSTLQQAKLELSLESGKALQLTLGGTPNVWDAYLQNCLSLVTDEFEGYGFMAEIMGREALNRSLQERTLDMAFAFDQIKADELNCKKVADVVLVLVSTEEQDLEHVFEDKYVYVDWGTKFASEHAERHPKIPAPYLRTSTARIALDFILEKGGSAYLPASMVEPFLTNEQLYKVKGVEDWCRPIYLSYRKASTSIEAIEQVEELVKHIDPVTAYTLQQMADFPVEE, from the coding sequence ATGGACGTAAAAGTCTTTAGAACGTTTTTGGAATTAGCCAACGTTCGCCACTTCGGCCGTGCCGCTGAGAACCTTTACATCACTCAAGCTGCGGTAAGTGCCCGAATCAAGCAGCTAGAAAGCTATTTTGATACGCAATTGTTTATTCGCGATCGAAACAACATCAAACTGACCTCTGCCGGAGAGCGTTTAATTGGCTACGCCGAGGTCATGGTAAGCACGCTGCAGCAAGCCAAGCTAGAACTCTCGCTTGAAAGTGGAAAAGCCCTGCAGTTGACTCTGGGCGGGACGCCAAACGTATGGGATGCTTACTTACAAAACTGTCTAAGCCTTGTCACTGATGAGTTTGAAGGTTATGGCTTTATGGCCGAGATTATGGGCCGTGAAGCGTTAAATCGCAGCTTGCAAGAGCGCACCCTCGACATGGCGTTTGCGTTTGACCAAATCAAAGCCGATGAACTCAACTGCAAAAAAGTGGCGGATGTGGTGTTGGTTCTTGTGTCTACAGAAGAGCAAGACCTAGAGCACGTGTTCGAAGATAAGTACGTTTACGTTGACTGGGGGACGAAATTTGCCTCAGAGCATGCTGAGCGTCACCCAAAAATTCCAGCCCCTTATTTGCGCACGTCTACTGCGCGTATTGCCTTGGACTTCATTTTGGAGAAAGGCGGCAGCGCTTACCTTCCTGCGTCGATGGTTGAGCCATTTTTGACCAACGAACAGCTTTATAAAGTGAAAGGCGTCGAAGATTGGTGTCGCCCGATTTATCTTAGCTATCGTAAGGCCAGTACTTCGATTGAAGCGATCGAACAAGTTGAAGAGTTAGTCAAACATATCGATCCTGTCACTGCCTACACATTGCAGCAAATGGCGGATTTTCCGGTGGAAGAATAA
- a CDS encoding M20 family metallopeptidase — MTFSLNDYLEELRPLIDVDCGTYTVEGIECIATQFERKFQQLQGWYVKRVDCGKAGVGLEIRNKPEASDIDVMLIGHMDTVFPVGTAELRPMTTDSDKAYGPGVSDMKSGLLNIVYAMRNLDRSVLDSLSICICMNPDEETGSLDSVDWIQATAKQAKHVLVAEAARADGGLVKARKGMARYKITFDGVAAHAGNEPEKGHSAITEMANWILAINAMTNFDSGTTLNVGIVSGGAGANIVPEHAEAIVDVRFWNNGEYDDVDTELTALSQQAFDAGVRITLEREAYKPSMVPSEQTEALMALVEQAADELDIDINWKEVGGGSDANNTAILGVPTLDGLGPIGAGFHSDQEYLLLESIEPRIRLLMRVIEKIAQ, encoded by the coding sequence ATGACGTTTTCACTGAATGACTACCTCGAAGAGCTCCGCCCGCTGATTGATGTCGACTGTGGCACCTACACGGTTGAGGGGATTGAATGTATCGCCACTCAATTTGAGCGTAAGTTTCAACAACTGCAAGGTTGGTACGTCAAGCGTGTCGATTGTGGTAAAGCTGGTGTTGGTTTAGAAATTCGCAACAAGCCAGAGGCATCCGATATTGATGTTATGCTGATTGGCCATATGGATACGGTCTTTCCTGTCGGGACTGCAGAATTGCGCCCAATGACAACCGATTCCGATAAAGCCTACGGTCCCGGCGTATCTGACATGAAGTCTGGTTTGCTCAATATCGTTTATGCAATGCGCAATTTGGATCGCAGTGTTTTAGATTCGCTCTCAATCTGTATCTGTATGAACCCAGACGAAGAGACAGGCTCTCTTGACTCTGTCGATTGGATTCAGGCCACCGCCAAACAGGCAAAACACGTTCTGGTGGCAGAGGCTGCGCGTGCTGATGGTGGCTTGGTCAAGGCTCGCAAAGGGATGGCTCGTTACAAAATCACCTTTGATGGTGTTGCCGCACATGCAGGTAATGAACCGGAGAAGGGCCACAGTGCAATTACCGAAATGGCCAATTGGATCCTAGCCATCAACGCGATGACCAACTTTGACTCTGGCACAACGCTGAACGTGGGGATTGTGTCAGGTGGCGCGGGAGCCAATATTGTCCCTGAACACGCAGAGGCTATTGTTGATGTCCGTTTCTGGAACAACGGCGAATACGATGATGTCGACACCGAGTTAACGGCTCTATCTCAACAAGCGTTTGATGCTGGTGTACGCATTACGTTAGAGCGCGAAGCGTACAAACCTTCTATGGTGCCAAGCGAGCAAACCGAAGCGTTAATGGCGCTAGTCGAACAGGCAGCCGATGAGCTTGACATCGACATCAACTGGAAAGAAGTCGGTGGTGGCTCAGACGCGAACAACACCGCGATCCTAGGCGTTCCAACATTGGATGGCTTAGGGCCAATCGGTGCGGGTTTCCACAGTGACCAAGAGTACTTGTTGCTTGAGTCGATTGAACCGCGCATTCGATTGTTGATGCGAGTTATCGAGAAAATTGCTCAATAA
- a CDS encoding nucleoside recognition domain-containing protein, whose amino-acid sequence MSDSNQKERKVTWGCYVALAFAVVFFSGLMKSNDWYGVLDFTTLNGSFGKVAYDVTETAEGLEAATTSLRGKGGSGARDGFIFALTLIPTVMFALGVINVLEHYGALDAARKLLTPLLRPLMGIPGSSGLALIASLQSTDAGAAMTRQLKDEGRLTKRETDVFTMFQFTAGATIVNFFSSGAVLFTLTLADGSLAVTSSIGLAVAIMFVFKFVGANLFRIYLNITEGKEDKQDKRDAQNLKEETA is encoded by the coding sequence ATGTCTGATTCAAATCAAAAGGAGCGCAAAGTCACGTGGGGTTGCTACGTTGCTTTGGCGTTCGCCGTTGTCTTTTTTTCCGGGCTGATGAAGTCCAATGACTGGTATGGTGTGCTTGACTTTACCACGCTGAATGGCTCTTTCGGTAAGGTCGCTTACGACGTTACAGAAACCGCTGAAGGCTTAGAAGCAGCAACCACATCCTTGCGCGGTAAAGGTGGCAGTGGCGCGCGCGATGGTTTTATTTTCGCATTGACTCTGATCCCAACCGTTATGTTCGCATTGGGTGTGATCAATGTGCTTGAGCACTACGGTGCGCTGGATGCCGCGCGCAAACTTCTGACGCCTCTTCTTCGCCCGCTGATGGGTATTCCAGGTAGCTCCGGCCTTGCGTTGATTGCTTCTTTGCAAAGTACCGATGCAGGCGCTGCCATGACCCGTCAACTTAAAGACGAAGGTAGGCTGACTAAACGCGAAACCGACGTATTCACCATGTTCCAGTTCACCGCTGGGGCGACCATTGTCAACTTTTTCTCGTCGGGTGCGGTGCTGTTTACTCTAACGCTGGCTGATGGCTCTTTGGCTGTGACTTCTTCGATTGGTTTGGCGGTTGCCATCATGTTTGTCTTCAAATTTGTCGGGGCGAACTTATTCCGTATTTACCTCAACATCACGGAAGGCAAAGAAGACAAGCAAGATAAGCGTGATGCGCAAAACCTAAAAGAGGAGACAGCATAA
- the nhaD gene encoding sodium:proton antiporter NhaD encodes MKLQWSVFIALTLSPLTAFAANASGEILPLTQSTIGYAALLIFAIAYTLVMLEEYLQLRKSKPVLLAAGIIWAMIGYVYSQYDQIEVAKAALEHNLLEYAELLLFLLVAMTYISAMEERRLFDALQAWMVGKGFNFRALFWLTGILSFFISPIADNLTTALLMCAVVMKVAGDNTRFINLACINIVIAANAGGAFSPFGDITTLMVWQAGHVSFAEFMPLFLPSVVNYLIPALIMSFFVPDTKPNVVHQHVELKRGARRIVALFILTISTAVAFHAVLHFPPVIGMMMGLAYLQFFGFFLRRTLKASLHKKAAMAIANRDDHALKRLGSVVPFDVFRRVSHAEWDTLLFFYGVVMCVGGLSLLGYLGLISEVMYTQWDPVWANVMVGILSAIVDNIPVMFAVLTMEPTMSMGNWLLVTLTAGVGGSLLSIGSAAGVALMGAAHGKYTFFGHLKWMPVIALGYTASILVHMMLNTHLFT; translated from the coding sequence ATGAAACTGCAGTGGTCAGTCTTTATTGCTTTAACGCTATCCCCCCTCACCGCCTTTGCTGCCAACGCTTCAGGTGAGATTTTGCCCCTAACCCAATCTACCATCGGCTATGCCGCGTTGCTCATTTTTGCTATTGCGTACACCTTGGTCATGCTCGAAGAGTATTTGCAATTGCGAAAATCAAAGCCCGTACTTCTTGCAGCAGGCATCATCTGGGCAATGATTGGCTACGTCTATTCTCAGTACGATCAAATAGAGGTTGCTAAAGCCGCCTTAGAACACAACTTGCTCGAATACGCGGAATTACTGCTGTTTTTGCTGGTTGCCATGACATACATAAGCGCGATGGAAGAGCGGCGACTGTTTGATGCACTTCAGGCTTGGATGGTCGGCAAAGGGTTTAACTTTCGGGCGCTGTTTTGGTTGACGGGTATTCTCTCATTCTTTATCTCGCCGATTGCCGATAACCTGACGACTGCATTGCTGATGTGCGCTGTAGTGATGAAAGTTGCTGGAGACAACACTCGATTTATCAATCTTGCCTGTATCAACATTGTTATCGCCGCCAATGCCGGAGGCGCGTTTAGCCCGTTTGGGGATATTACAACACTGATGGTGTGGCAAGCGGGTCATGTCTCCTTTGCGGAGTTTATGCCGCTGTTTTTGCCCTCAGTGGTCAATTACCTGATCCCTGCTTTGATCATGTCGTTCTTTGTTCCGGACACTAAGCCGAATGTGGTCCACCAGCATGTTGAACTTAAACGCGGAGCGCGCAGAATTGTCGCCTTGTTTATCCTCACGATTTCGACGGCCGTCGCCTTCCATGCGGTGCTGCACTTCCCGCCTGTCATTGGCATGATGATGGGGCTTGCTTATTTGCAGTTCTTTGGTTTTTTCCTGCGCAGAACACTCAAAGCATCGCTGCATAAAAAAGCGGCCATGGCCATTGCTAACCGAGATGATCATGCGTTAAAACGCCTTGGGTCTGTTGTCCCGTTTGATGTATTTAGACGAGTCTCCCATGCCGAGTGGGATACATTACTGTTTTTCTACGGCGTGGTTATGTGTGTAGGAGGCTTGAGCCTGTTGGGTTATTTAGGCTTGATTTCAGAAGTCATGTACACCCAATGGGATCCTGTGTGGGCGAATGTGATGGTGGGCATCTTGTCCGCGATTGTAGATAACATTCCAGTCATGTTTGCTGTGCTTACCATGGAGCCGACAATGTCGATGGGGAACTGGCTGTTAGTCACACTCACTGCCGGAGTAGGAGGCAGTTTGCTGTCGATTGGTTCTGCTGCAGGCGTAGCGTTGATGGGCGCGGCTCATGGCAAATACACCTTCTTTGGTCACCTAAAATGGATGCCCGTCATCGCTCTTGGATACACAGCAAGTATCCTCGTCCATATGATGCTCAACACCCACCTGTTTACTTAA